TGACTAAAAACCTTGAATCAAATATATAGCAACTCAGTTTCCGTATTGTCCAACATAAACACGGGAGCATTGTtcaaagtaaaaaataatacaGTGACTCGGCAAGGCTAGAAAGAACCTAAACCATCACAGCGAAACAAAATACAGCAACTACCATATGAAAGAGCAAAAAGATGGCGGAGATTCGCATAACCAAACAGCGGCTAGACAGGGTCGTTTCCAATGTTAAATGTAAGTTCTTTCAATGTATAAAGTTTCTAGATTTCTCAATCAATAAATGAAAATCTGCTAAAACATCAACCTGGAATCCAATTTATCAAGTCTATGATCCCACATTTTCTCAGAAACCAAACATAATATACAAatataaaatcaataaaagtaattCATCTGGTAAATTGTAGTATACGAATCTGAGAAAATCCCAAGCATAATAAACGAAACCCTAGATCTATCAGCAGATATGTAATTCAGAGCGCGACGTTGCGGATATCAAAACTGATGAAACGGAGAACTCACAGATGAATTGCAATGGGGAGAGATTAGACGACGGCGTTGAGAGCAGGGCGCTGCAAATGGTGGGTGGGACTCAGGTAACGGAGGCACAAATTGTGCCGCATCTGAATTTATAAGAGTGGTTCTCTCCTGCGCATATGGTGGGTTGTGCGCGTGAGATGCGCATGACCCGGTTAAACTTAATCTCGACCTCTCATTTTTTTAACTTGAAACCAGCGGCTGTGATGCGTTTTTAGAAGAAACAGAGGAAATGCTTCGTCTTCCATTTACGGGtaggtttggtttcatttggtttggatttttgtcaaaatcaaaatcgaattgaaatttcggttcggttcaatttctttttgtttgctttttttaagtttggttttgtttggttcgattttggtacagtttcagttttttttttaattttattttatacaacttattctttttttaatatgaaatttaGAAAAGAGATTTGCATTTATcaactaataataagaaaaagtGGAAAATGGAAAGGTAGTTTTGCATATACAAGATCATATAAATCAATCATATTCTATCATTAACCTCAATTGCAATGAAAAGTGATCACCATTTTCCattcaaaaaacaaataaacagagAAACCATTCCAAAGCCTTCTGAAACTTTTATCTATTACCAAAGAAATATTTTCCCTAATTGAAACAAGTATGCTCCTTGAAAAAGTCTTAGGCTTAGTTTCAAATTTGGCAACAAGTTTCACAAAAGAAACATCATGGGCATACATTTATAAAGTGTAAAGGGattcagttcggttcggttttcgaacctccaaaatcaaaatcaaaccaataaggttcggttcggttcaattttttattggttttctGTTTTTCAGTTCGGTGtttggtcccttttttttttttttttttcagttttcagttttttaacaTCCCCTACTTCCATCACCttaagatagaaaaaaaaaatcatccatTTTGATGTAAATACTAGAACTCAGCAAACCCGACAAAGCATGGAGGATCTACATTTTACGTTCCACACTACTGGAGTCCTGGCCACCCAACTTGACCACCAAACCATACATGTTAGTTGAacattaattatttaatcttcattcttctagaaTTTAATTGTATGCACGTTTTTTTGTTGGTGTTGTGTTTACTAATACACAGGTTATATACATGAATAAATTGGTAGAtgagaaaaatatttaaatgacCTTATGATTTTAAGTAGACATATCTTTCTACCAAAAGGCTCAACTTCTAATTTTCATTCaactaataaatttaatataataataatattattaaattttccaacactATATGCGGAGCAATTAAGCATAAGTTGATACCGACTCCTTAGAACTTAGATTCCAACTCACCAACCCTCTTCAATTAGAACAATGGGCCGTACAGTTAACATGATTAGAAAGGGGGAACAATTTCCTACAGTTAATATGGGTAAAGTAGATGAAAATTCCTAAGCTGAATCCATGTACTGAATCTATCTCAAAACTTTTCTATGTCTTGGAAGGTTGAGGGTAATGACACGGGAAGACTGCTTTGCCATTCTGCCTCGCCGAAAATGAGGAGTTTCCGATGTTTTGAAATGGCGTTCGCTTCGGAGCATTAGGTGTTGTGTTGATGTATGCGTCCGGTTTTTTCCTTTCATCAGTTAAACCCTCCCTTTGCTTGCGCCCGTCTTCTTTGGTACGCTGATTTTCCTTCAAGTGACAAATCAGTACCCGCTTTTCCATTTCGTTATGTGGATTCCGGGGAATAAGTGGCGAACCGTTGGACTTCATTAGTCTTGTGCTTTCTTCCTTCCTCAACCTATCAAGCTCTCCTTGGAGCGTTGACACATGCACTTGTAACTCCCTTCCTTTGCTTTCAGATGAAATGGCTTTCTGTCTCCATTCTTGCACCTGCAgaagaaattgaaaaggaatCATCTAAACTAAGTTCCAGGCCTTCTAACTTCTAAGCATCATAAGAAACCTGTCAATCCTGTTGCAAAATCATGCAGAAAATCAAGGATATTCCAGCTATTCCGAGCATATTGCTTTTCGATGGATATTAGATTCTCCTAAAACATCGAAGAGAGCAATGTAGCCCAGCCAAAAAGAGCTGAGGATAGCCCTCTTCCCAGTAGCAGCTTGGTCTagataaatttgtaaactataaCTAAGCATAGCATAGTAAAGGACGAAATATCTTACAGCTGAGCGTAAGGATTGAATCTGGTAATCAGAATCTAGAGCTCGATCTTCCCAAAAGTCCCTAGAAGCCTGCAATTCTTCCATCTCCTCCCTCACCTGCCCCAGCATCTCCTGCATCTGAGACCATTGCTCTGTCTCAACTCGGACTTGCTCTACAATTCTTCGAACTATTGCCTTGCAACGTCCTGAGCATACGTCCTCTTCACGAGACTCTTTCTCCTGCAGAGCAAATTGTCCAAACCTAAAATTCCTTCTAGTAACAATGTTTTCTTTATTCCATAAATAAGTCAACCTTTTGCAAGAATATACCTTGTAAATTTGTTGTATCAAGGAAGAAGACAGATTTGCAGCTTCGATTCTCTGGAAAGAAGAGGCAGAACTGGCAACCGAACCATTGGCTGTAGACAGCATTGAACCATACTCTTCCTTGATCCTCTCTAATAACATCCCATTCGACAATCCCTCCATTTTCCTTCTCAGAATCTCCGCCTGCGTAGTATTTTTTATAGAACCGATAAGGCAACCATGCAAATCATGAAGTAAAACAATGCACGCCTGGTTACCGAGAGTCTCCCCGCTATATCAATTTTAAAGTCAAAACTAATATGATCCAGTTGAGACGTGACACACACGCATCATAACAATATAAATCGTAAGAGTCAAAATCATCTGTGTCTTCAAATTGAAGTATCAAAGGAAGATCGATGACACTAGTTTGCACGAAAGGAAGATAATGCTCACATTGCTTTTCCCACCCGAAACCAAGTTCTCATTTACTCGAGAGCTTGATTTGATCGACAAGCTTGCTTCTGCCATCCCTTGGATCTCCTTCACACGTATCTCATCCGATGTCGTCCTAAACTTCTGAAGCCTTCTTTGGAGATGATAGGCTTGTTTATCAAAATTACTAGAGTTCTTCCCAACCTCCGAATCCTTAACGCGTAAATTTCTTTGCAAACTCTGTAGTTTCTCTGCCAAGTGTTGAATCTCTTCCTCCAAAACCTTTCCGTTGCAAATCTTCTTTTGCCCCTGAAAACCAGTCACAACATCAAAATTTGTCTCACACAAAGCCATTGTCCATTATTCTGAAGAAAAACTTGCTGGAATATCATAAGAATACAACGAAGAATGCAGAAGAAGCACTAGCACGGTTTAAGATTCGAATTTTTCCTTGATTTTAGTTCAATATAATTTCTTCTTAAGCAAATGGAAAAATTTACCGAGCAATCCAAGAAActgaaacagaaacaaagttcAGATTTGAGcagtaagaccatctccaactcaAGGGTGGGAAATCCAAAAATTTAGCCCCGTATTTTCAACTATTCATCTACGTATGAGGTCAGTTTAGTTTTTTCCTCCAAGGGTAAGGGACCTATAATTCCCACCCcaactttataatttattaaacttttttatttttttttgctaacAATTTtggaattagtttttatataatCTATCTTGTCTTATTTTTAcaaacattttcattttttatgtaCATAAATTCAGATTCCAACAAACAAAATGCTTTTGAGTTCTGAAAATTTAATCTTTTAAGatctcttcttttatttttctgattTCCTATGTTCAGCTATCTTGTCTGATTTCCTACATATTTGGTATCTTCAATTCTATTTTATAAGCTGAAGGAGttgtacacaaacacacacctcATTCTTAAATCTCATACTTTTGCTTAAACACTTTAATTTTTCAATGCGTTCAAGTCATGACAAGCGAATTCAGATACTAGAAGAATTCAATATAGAagaattggattaattaataatattattttgatcGTTGGATTTCAAATGTTAAGCCGCTACATTATTTTATTACCGTCAAAATTGATTAAATTAGATTTAAGCCATTGAAATATAAAACCTACGGtcgaaaaaatttcaaactgacagttgggtttttttttttctttttaaccaaAGGTAGAAATATTATAAACGAATAGAAAGTTTTACTGAGCCAGAATGTTAAACAGTTGGGTTGAAACGGTAAAGAAATCTAGGCAGCACAGCAGAGTTACTGTTGGAAAGTCTGAGCACGTCTCACCGGATCACATGGCCTAGCGCATCTGAGCCGTAAAAAATGCGCTTGTTGTGACCCTGGCAGCAGGGAATCCCTCGGTCCACTTGCGCTTGACGAGCGGCTCCGCCCTTTCCATCCCTTTCATGTGGTGCTGCTGCTTGCTGGGGCCTTCCAATCGCTTCCTTATCCGTCCGGGGGCCATTGGAGACTCAAATACCCACTCCAAACTCAAAattcttatgtttttttattccaCCCCCGTCCCCGTGGGAGACGGTCTAAAGgcatatttttcaaaaaaaaaaaaaaaagaatctgcAATATTCAAACCAGAtaaatactctctctctctctctctctctctctctctctctctctctctcccctgaTAAAACATGAGAAACGATAGAATAGTTCTGCTTTCAAAACCAAATATAATCTATCATTCAAAACTTGAGCAAGCACGGCAATTTCAATTCCAGGTTTTTATAATTTCCCCATGTGTTTCAAAACTTCAATTTTCTTTGTAATCTAACTATCACCACGAAACGAACTTGAAAAATCCTCCACTTATTCCTATCaaatttctcagcaaccaaacagaaaaaccCTGTTGGggttttccttctccttctagcATTTTCTCATCAACCAATCAGGCAATTCAAAACCTACGTAAACAAATACAAAacgagagagagcgagagagaggacTTACAGAAACAAGAGTGTGCACAGCTGATTTAAGAGTCCTCTCCATCTTAACCTTGGTCCTCTCCATTTTCTTTTCAGCAATATCCCTCTCCATCCTTAACAAATTACACTCCGCCCTCAGCATCTCAGCCTGAAACCTCCACCTCTCCTCCTCCACCACTCCCccaccctcctcctcctcctcctcctctctaaccctctctctcttcctctctctctcctccccatCCCCACACTCTAGAAGCACAACCGGCGAACCGTTTCTCGAAAAAGCTCTCTCTTGATCAAACAGAGCCTCCAGCTTTCCCTTGTGGTCCTTCCTGGCCTCCCCTGAATTGTGTTTTCCGCCATGAACGTTCTTGGTAGCTCTCCGGCGAGGCCTCCGAGGGAGGTGGAGGATTCTTGGTGTTGGTTGGGGTGGTGGGTACTGCCATTTAAATCTTCTTGTTGCGGTAACTGCAGTTGCAGAGGAGGATGACATTTGCAGTCGAGACGATTAAAAAAGACACGAACTTTGTGTtcctttttgggtttgaaaatgaaaggaagaaagaagctAGACGTTAGGCTTCATCTTGTTTGTTTGTATAGTGTAAGCTGTAGCTTAACATCtgagttgagagagagagagagagagagagagagagagcgtgcAACCTCGTTCAGTGCAAGAAACAGGGATTTCAAATGAAAGCTGCGCTTGATGTTAATTTTGTGTGGCCAAATGTATTGGTATCTAGTTTGGTCCctttgtcttttattttttggttttattgGAATTTGAATAGTATTTCAGGTTTTTTTGGTTGAGTAGaacaatatattttacactaagagaAGAGGAGAGTtcgaagaggagaggagagttcggttaagccacacaataggtaacctaatttgatatcgaattcgccattcacaaaatttgaacctaagaccttgaTGAGATTTTTACCGTCTACACAAATAAGGATaataacacttaaaaatacttgcaataatataatgatgttgtagtataaatgctCATGTAAGGTCATCCTCCTCAATAACTATTTTACTAATTTATGTagaaacaattcctaattaactacttacaataacaacaacaacaaagcttttttcccactaagtggaaaTAATATCACAGGGATTCGaactaaaaattaagaaaggtgattttgaatttagataatattaaaaacgaattttaattaaaatcaaatatgataaaatataaaatctactcatcagacctctcacttacaagtgaagaggaataccaccagatcGTAATACTGAGTGATGTATTTCATGGTCTTagtttaataataatttttggcTTTAGGCATATTTTAAAGTTTGTTGTGAACCCAAAGAGAAAAAAGAGGGAAAATGATCATCGCCGCATCCTTTTCTTAGGGATCCAGTGATGCTGACCgtttattgtacatcgtgcggtcatttttcgttaaatactatttatatttaattttaaaatttaaaataatttctgaccacatgatatacgatgaacgatcacATGATCCTTAGAATCCCTACCAAAAAAGAGATCTCAACGTTTGTTCCTTATGTATGACCATTTGATCTTGGTAATACCGGCATTCACTGATAAGTATTCCATGTATTTGCTTTTTGAtttaattcaataaaaaaaaatactacatgttttttattttaaagttcaagaaaaattaaataacatgtctattattttttaaaataataaaataaagtgTTAAAATATTATcagaaaaaataagaaattgactcaatattaaattttgaaaagGATGTTCAGGTCTAGATTTATTATTATGTCGGTTTGTTTGCGTGCTTTCCTTTAGTCTCGTTTTTCAacgaataaaaagaaaagaaaagggtgTCTTCAGCATATTATAGAGTGCTAGTAAAACTGCATTTTAAGTGATCTTTGAAATTGGACGTTTCCACTAAAACATCTTTTAAAGTTTTGAATCActaaataaaatccaaattgCAGGGTGTTAGTAAGATTGTCTTTTAAGTTGGTTGTCATATTCCAACTGATTTTTAGTTTTGAATCCTCTTTGGTGCTATTCTCTTATTGCAAAGTCAACAGATTTTATCCCTAAAATATTTGTTCAtttgaagtgtttttgtattttaGTGTAATGTCTGAACTGATTCATATGTTTATTAACATTGCACTTGAATTGTAAGTGATGAACCGTTCATGTCATATAACCTATTGCATTTTAAGTTCAAACATGTCCCATCTTTCAGTTTAGATTGAATATATCATATTTTTATTGagcattaaaaaatcaatttgaATTGTACGTAAAACGgccttctagagagagagagacgttgCAGTAGGTTTAGGAACCCCTTGCCTTCAAATATACAAATAGTAGGATTAGACGTGCAAAACAtgcttaaaatttgaaaatattgtaAATAGTTGCTGTGACAAATCTGGCCCCATTCTCCTCGGTATAAATGCGTGTAAACAAAAAATGGAATGATTAAGTGATAAGTAAGTAGATTAGGAACTAAGGTAAATTATTAGTTATTTATGAataaaaatttcatattttatatTTCTAGATTCCAATAGAGACTCAAGTAGTTAGCATTGGTTGATCGAACGAGAGACTTCCATGCTTTAGAACGGGGATTTTAAACCCATGAGATAcagtaattttattttgataatcAAGAACAAGTTTTGAGAAAAAGATTTCATTCGCATTTCCCAAGTATCAAAAGTACGTTCCAAGCATTGTTCATCGCTTAATCTactattttagtttttattcaaatgttcatagtTGAAAACTCAGTTCTTATTGTTTCTCGTTTCTTTTTTTGGATCAATCAGTGACTGTCATTTAGAACTTTTAACTTAGTACTTCTTTCAATAAACGACGACTAAATGTCAAGTTCAAATCTTCTGCACCCAAATTCCTCTGTGGCATATCTCTTAAAGTTTGACACATGTCCTCAAACATAACAGAGCGATGAATTTGAGGGATTAGGAACTGAGATTTCATTTTCGTTTCTCTTTCCAATTTCGAGTTAGTTTCACAGGGACGCAAAATTCTTGAATGTTAGGCAGCgggaggaagagaaagaa
This window of the Malus domestica chromosome 03, GDT2T_hap1 genome carries:
- the LOC103402116 gene encoding autophagy-related protein 23-like, which produces MSSSSATAVTATRRFKWQYPPPQPTPRILHLPRRPRRRATKNVHGGKHNSGEARKDHKGKLEALFDQERAFSRNGSPVVLLECGDGEERERKRERVREEEEEEEGGGVVEEERWRFQAEMLRAECNLLRMERDIAEKKMERTKVKMERTLKSAVHTLVSGQKKICNGKVLEEEIQHLAEKLQSLQRNLRVKDSEVGKNSSNFDKQAYHLQRRLQKFRTTSDEIRVKEIQGMAEASLSIKSSSRVNENLVSGGKSNAEILRRKMEGLSNGMLLERIKEEYGSMLSTANGSVASSASSFQRIEAANLSSSLIQQIYKEKESREEDVCSGRCKAIVRRIVEQVRVETEQWSQMQEMLGQVREEMEELQASRDFWEDRALDSDYQIQSLRSAVQEWRQKAISSESKGRELQVHVSTLQGELDRLRKEESTRLMKSNGSPLIPRNPHNEMEKRVLICHLKENQRTKEDGRKQREGLTDERKKPDAYINTTPNAPKRTPFQNIGNSSFSARQNGKAVFPCHYPQPSKT